From a single Microbacterium terrisoli genomic region:
- a CDS encoding thiolase family protein, which translates to MAELSDVYFVDGMRTPFGRAGEKGMYWNTRADDLAVKATIGLMERNTGVPAERIDDVAVAATSQTGDQGLTLGRSVAILAGLPQSVPGFAIDRMCAGAMTSVAMMSASIASGMYDIALAGGVEHMGHHPIGANVDPNPRFVAERMVDPAALNMGVTAERIHDRFPQLSRERADRFGMLSQHKAQAAYDAGKFQPDLVPVATKGSDGAWGLATVDEGRRPQTTMEDLAGLKTPFRPHGRVTAGTSSPLTDGATMSLIAGADAVKEFGLAPKMKLVSFAFAGVQPEIMGIGPIPSTEKALRKAGLSIDDIGLFELNEAFAIQVISLLDHFGIADDDPRVNQWGGAIALGHPLAATGVRLMIQLAAQFAERPDVRYGLTAMCVGLGQGGSVVWENPHYNGKRKK; encoded by the coding sequence GTGGCCGAGCTTTCGGACGTCTACTTCGTCGATGGAATGCGCACCCCATTCGGGCGCGCCGGCGAAAAGGGCATGTACTGGAACACCCGCGCCGATGACCTCGCCGTGAAGGCGACCATCGGGCTCATGGAGCGCAACACGGGCGTACCCGCCGAGCGCATCGACGATGTGGCGGTCGCCGCCACCAGCCAGACCGGCGACCAGGGGCTCACGCTCGGTCGTTCCGTCGCGATCCTGGCGGGCCTGCCCCAGTCGGTCCCCGGTTTCGCGATCGACCGGATGTGCGCCGGTGCGATGACCAGTGTGGCCATGATGTCGGCATCCATCGCCTCTGGCATGTACGACATCGCCCTCGCGGGCGGCGTCGAGCACATGGGGCACCACCCGATCGGCGCGAACGTCGACCCGAACCCGCGGTTCGTGGCCGAGCGCATGGTCGATCCCGCCGCACTGAACATGGGGGTGACCGCCGAGCGCATCCACGACCGGTTCCCCCAGCTCAGCCGCGAGCGGGCAGACCGCTTCGGCATGCTCAGCCAGCACAAGGCGCAGGCCGCCTACGATGCCGGCAAGTTCCAGCCCGACCTGGTGCCGGTGGCCACCAAGGGCTCCGACGGCGCCTGGGGCCTTGCCACCGTGGACGAGGGCCGCCGCCCGCAGACCACGATGGAAGACCTGGCCGGCCTGAAGACCCCGTTCCGGCCCCACGGCCGGGTGACGGCGGGTACTTCCTCCCCCCTCACTGACGGCGCAACGATGTCGCTGATCGCGGGAGCAGACGCCGTCAAGGAGTTCGGCCTGGCACCGAAGATGAAGCTCGTGTCGTTCGCGTTCGCCGGCGTGCAGCCCGAGATCATGGGCATCGGCCCGATCCCGTCCACCGAGAAGGCGCTGCGCAAGGCCGGCCTGTCGATCGACGACATCGGCCTGTTCGAGCTGAACGAGGCCTTCGCGATCCAGGTGATCTCGCTGCTGGACCACTTCGGCATCGCCGACGACGACCCGCGGGTCAACCAGTGGGGCGGAGCGATCGCGCTCGGGCACCCGCTGGCGGCCACCGGCGTGCGGCTCATGATCCAGCTCGCGGCCCAGTTCGCCGAGCGCCCCGATGTCCGGTACGGCCTGACCGCCATGTGCGTCGGCCTCGGGCAGGGCGGCTCGGTCGTCTGGGAGAACCCGCACTACAACGGCAAGCGCAAGAAGTAA
- a CDS encoding 3-hydroxyacyl-CoA dehydrogenase NAD-binding domain-containing protein — translation MTNYDEIDFSPIQSLTDDEVITHSPVRDIRLASGKVLALITLDNGRDHKRPNTLGPATMTELGQTLAGLAARAAAGEIQAVGITGKQYIMAAGADLSDISRVGSKANARLVAQLGHKVLGSLSELGVPTFAFVNGLALGGGLEIALNSTYRTVDASAAAIALPEVFLGIIPGWGGAYLLPNLIGIENALEVVISNPLKQNRMLKPQQAYEYGVFDAIFGSANYLEDSLKWADGVLGGTIKVERKSVPGKIERTVKWPVAIKMARGMLESRIGRVPRSPYVALELLEKARSGTKAEGFAREDEALADLVTGDQFAASMYAFDLVQKRAKRPVGAPDKALARTVTKVGVIGAGLMASQFALLFVRKLQVPVLITDLDQARVDKGLDYIRDEIGKLEAKGRLDGDTANKLRGLIHGTTDKSEYADCDFVIEAVFEEVGVKQQVFEEIEQIIAEDAILATNTSSLSVAEIGSKLAHPERLVGFHFFNPVAVMPLIEIVKTSQTSDAALSTAFVVARGLGKNAVLTADAPGFVVNRLLAKVMGEAARAVYEGTPVERVEKAFAPLGLPMGPFQLIDLVGWKVAAHVQDTMAQAFPERFYANENFHALAELPEIVEKDKGGRVTGWTKAAEKVLKPAVGSSPVEDATILRRVQDGLAEEIHLMLAEGVVPEVEDIDLCLILGAGWPFIDGGASPYLDREGASERVFGDTFHHPVIRGIGG, via the coding sequence ATGACCAACTACGACGAGATCGACTTCTCGCCCATCCAGTCCCTCACCGACGACGAAGTGATCACGCACTCCCCCGTGCGCGACATCCGCCTCGCCTCCGGCAAGGTGCTCGCACTGATCACCCTCGACAACGGCCGCGACCACAAGCGCCCGAACACGCTCGGCCCGGCCACGATGACCGAGCTCGGTCAGACCCTGGCAGGTCTTGCGGCCCGCGCCGCGGCAGGCGAGATCCAGGCCGTGGGCATCACCGGCAAGCAGTACATCATGGCCGCCGGAGCCGACCTCAGCGACATCTCCCGGGTCGGGTCGAAGGCGAACGCGCGCCTGGTCGCCCAGCTCGGGCACAAGGTGCTCGGGTCGCTGTCGGAGCTCGGCGTTCCCACGTTCGCGTTCGTCAACGGCCTGGCCTTGGGCGGCGGGCTGGAGATCGCGCTGAACTCGACGTATCGGACGGTGGATGCCTCGGCCGCAGCGATCGCGCTGCCCGAGGTGTTCCTGGGCATCATCCCCGGTTGGGGCGGCGCCTACCTGCTGCCGAACCTCATCGGCATCGAGAATGCGCTCGAGGTCGTCATCTCCAACCCGCTCAAGCAGAACCGCATGCTCAAGCCGCAGCAGGCGTACGAGTACGGCGTCTTCGACGCGATCTTCGGCTCTGCGAACTACCTCGAGGACTCGCTGAAGTGGGCCGACGGGGTGCTCGGCGGCACGATCAAGGTCGAGCGCAAGAGCGTGCCGGGCAAGATCGAGCGCACGGTGAAGTGGCCCGTCGCCATCAAGATGGCCCGCGGAATGCTCGAGAGCCGGATCGGAAGGGTCCCCCGCTCCCCCTACGTCGCACTCGAACTGCTCGAGAAGGCGCGCAGCGGGACGAAGGCAGAGGGATTCGCCCGCGAGGACGAGGCGCTGGCCGACCTCGTCACCGGTGACCAGTTCGCGGCATCCATGTACGCCTTCGACCTGGTGCAGAAGCGCGCGAAGCGCCCGGTCGGCGCCCCCGACAAGGCCCTCGCCCGCACCGTGACGAAGGTGGGCGTGATCGGCGCCGGCCTCATGGCCAGCCAGTTCGCGCTGCTGTTCGTGCGCAAGCTGCAGGTGCCGGTGCTGATCACCGACCTCGACCAGGCGCGCGTCGACAAGGGACTGGACTACATCCGCGACGAGATCGGCAAGCTCGAGGCCAAGGGCCGCCTCGACGGTGACACGGCGAACAAGCTGCGTGGGCTCATCCACGGCACGACCGACAAGAGCGAATACGCCGATTGCGACTTCGTGATCGAGGCCGTCTTCGAAGAGGTCGGCGTCAAGCAGCAGGTGTTCGAGGAGATCGAGCAGATCATCGCCGAAGACGCGATCCTGGCCACCAACACGTCGTCGCTGTCAGTCGCCGAGATCGGGTCGAAGCTGGCGCACCCGGAGCGGCTCGTCGGCTTCCACTTCTTCAACCCGGTGGCGGTCATGCCGCTGATCGAGATCGTGAAGACGTCGCAGACGTCGGATGCGGCCCTCTCGACCGCGTTCGTGGTCGCGCGCGGGCTCGGCAAGAACGCGGTGCTCACCGCCGATGCGCCGGGCTTCGTCGTGAACCGTCTGCTGGCGAAGGTCATGGGCGAGGCCGCGCGCGCCGTCTACGAGGGCACGCCCGTGGAGCGCGTCGAGAAGGCGTTCGCACCGCTCGGCCTGCCGATGGGCCCGTTCCAGCTGATCGACCTCGTCGGCTGGAAGGTCGCCGCCCACGTGCAGGACACGATGGCGCAGGCGTTCCCGGAGCGCTTCTACGCGAACGAGAACTTCCACGCGCTGGCCGAACTGCCCGAGATCGTCGAGAAGGACAAGGGCGGCCGCGTGACCGGATGGACCAAGGCGGCCGAGAAGGTGCTCAAGCCCGCCGTGGGCTCCAGCCCGGTCGAAGACGCGACGATCCTGCGTCGGGTGCAGGACGGACTGGCCGAAGAGATCCATCTGATGCTCGCCGAGGGCGTCGTGCCCGAAGTCGAAGACATCGACCTGTGCCTGATCCTGGGCGCGGGCTGGCCGTTCATCGACGGAGGAGCGTCCCCGTACCTGGACCGCGAGGGCGCGTCCGAGCGCGTGTTCGGCGACACGTTCCACCACCCGGTCATCCGCGGCATCGGCGGCTGA
- the dut gene encoding dUTP diphosphatase translates to MTETVDVPIIAPGLPAYAHPGDAGADLTSTEALRLEPGQRALVGTGVRIALPDGHVAFVVPRSGLATKHGITIVNSPGTVDAGYRGELKVTLLNTDPTEPYDIAVGDRIAQLIVMPVARARFIPVDALPDSARGEGGFGSTGYQNEMKEHS, encoded by the coding sequence GTGACCGAAACCGTGGACGTCCCCATTATCGCCCCCGGGCTTCCCGCCTATGCGCACCCCGGTGACGCCGGGGCGGATCTGACCTCCACCGAAGCGCTGCGGCTCGAGCCCGGTCAGCGTGCCCTCGTGGGCACCGGCGTGCGCATCGCACTGCCCGACGGCCATGTGGCTTTCGTGGTCCCGCGCAGCGGCCTGGCCACCAAGCACGGCATCACGATCGTCAACAGCCCCGGCACGGTGGACGCCGGCTACCGGGGCGAGCTGAAGGTCACCCTCTTGAACACGGACCCGACTGAGCCGTACGACATCGCCGTCGGCGACCGCATCGCGCAGCTGATCGTGATGCCCGTCGCTCGTGCGCGGTTCATCCCCGTCGACGCGCTGCCCGACAGCGCGCGCGGCGAGGGTGGATTCGGCTCCACCGGCTATCAGAACGAGATGAAGGAACACTCATGA
- a CDS encoding DUF3710 domain-containing protein, whose protein sequence is MTDATPQAGKSAPGDRETAGPFDDSEANPVRPYIDLGGIKILPREGLNLRLEVEEQSQRIVAVGLDYAGSTLQVQPFAAPRTAGLWDETREQIRQQVRQQGGRVEEREGPLGPELLAEVPVVGADGAPGQRLARFVGVDGPRWFLRGVIGGAATENVDAAAQVEDLFRSIVVVRGSSPMPPRDLIPLKMPSTPGVA, encoded by the coding sequence ATGACAGACGCCACGCCTCAGGCGGGCAAGTCCGCGCCCGGCGATCGCGAGACGGCCGGTCCCTTCGACGACAGCGAAGCCAACCCGGTGCGCCCCTACATCGACCTGGGCGGCATCAAGATCCTCCCGCGCGAGGGTCTCAACCTTCGCCTCGAGGTGGAAGAGCAGTCGCAGCGGATCGTCGCCGTGGGGCTGGACTACGCGGGCTCGACGCTGCAGGTGCAGCCCTTCGCCGCCCCCCGCACGGCGGGCCTGTGGGACGAGACGCGCGAGCAGATCCGCCAGCAGGTGCGCCAGCAGGGCGGGCGCGTCGAGGAGCGTGAGGGCCCGCTGGGTCCCGAGCTTCTCGCCGAGGTGCCGGTGGTCGGAGCCGACGGCGCTCCGGGACAGCGGCTGGCCCGTTTCGTCGGCGTCGACGGACCGCGGTGGTTCCTGCGCGGAGTCATCGGGGGAGCGGCGACGGAGAACGTGGATGCCGCGGCTCAGGTCGAAGACCTGTTCCGCTCGATCGTGGTGGTGCGCGGCAGCTCGCCGATGCCGCCTCGCGATCTGATCCCGCTGAAGATGCCCTCGACGCCGGGCGTGGCGTGA
- the acnA gene encoding aconitate hydratase AcnA has translation MSTVDSFGAKSTLTVGSTDYEIYRVDAVPGFEKLPFSLKVLLENQLRTEDGANVTKTQIEALGSWDPNAEPDTEIQFTPARVLMQDFTGVPCIVDLATMREAMVDLGGDATKINPLSPAEMVIDHSVIADLFGTPDSFERNVEIEYQRNGERYQFLRWGQTAFDDFKVVPPGTGIVHQVNIEYLARVTFTREVDGVLRAYPDTLVGTDSHTTMVNGLGVLGWGVGGIEAEAAMLGQPVSMLIPRVVGFKLSGEIPAGVTATDVVLNITDMLRRHGVVGKFVEFYGAGVASVPLANRATIGNMSPEFGSTAAIFPIDDVTLDYLRLTGRSEEQVELVRAYAHEQHLWHDPDTEPAFSEYLELDLSTVVPSIAGPKRPQDRILLSESKQRFEKDLLNYADAEHDLVDLEVSESFPASDPPSNTPEDAHSQHHHHHHSHAPATASHPTPVELADGEKFTIDHGAVTIAAITSCTNTSNPSVMLAAGLLARNAANKGLKVKPWVKTTLAPGSKVVTEYYDKSGLTDDLEKLGFYTVGYGCTTCIGNSGPLIEEISAAVNESDLAVTAVLSGNRNFEGRINPDVKMNYLASPPLVIAYALAGTMNFDFEADALGTDIDGKDVFLKDIWPAADEVEATIGSSIDTEMFTREYASVFDGDDRWRSLPTPVGATFEWADSSTYVRKPPYFEGMTAEPQPVTDITGARVLAKLGDSVTTDHISPAGSIKADSPAGRYLTEHGVDRKDFNSYGSRRGNHEVMIRGTFANIRLRNQLLTDVEGGFTRDFTQEGGPQAFIYDASQNYQSAGLPLVVLAGKEYGSGSSRDWAAKGTTLLGVQAVIAESFERIHRSNLIGMGVIPLQFPAGESADSLGLDGTESFAITGIEQLNAGTTPKTVHVVATPTDASAKDAAPVEFDAVVRIDTPGEADYYRNGGILQYVLRSLV, from the coding sequence GTGTCCACGGTTGACAGCTTCGGTGCGAAGAGCACCCTGACAGTCGGCAGTACCGACTATGAGATCTACCGCGTGGATGCGGTGCCCGGCTTCGAGAAGCTGCCGTTCAGCCTGAAGGTGCTGCTGGAGAATCAGCTGCGCACCGAAGACGGCGCGAACGTCACGAAGACGCAGATCGAGGCGCTGGGGTCGTGGGATCCGAACGCCGAGCCCGACACCGAGATCCAGTTCACCCCGGCGCGCGTGCTCATGCAGGACTTCACCGGCGTGCCGTGCATCGTCGACCTCGCCACGATGCGCGAGGCGATGGTGGACCTCGGTGGCGACGCCACGAAGATCAACCCGCTCTCGCCGGCAGAGATGGTCATCGACCACTCGGTCATCGCCGACCTGTTCGGCACGCCGGACTCGTTCGAGCGCAACGTCGAGATCGAATACCAGCGCAACGGTGAGCGCTACCAGTTCCTGCGCTGGGGACAGACCGCCTTCGACGACTTCAAGGTCGTCCCGCCGGGGACCGGCATCGTGCACCAGGTGAACATCGAGTATCTCGCTCGCGTCACGTTCACGCGCGAGGTGGACGGTGTGCTGCGCGCATACCCCGACACGCTCGTGGGCACCGACTCGCACACGACCATGGTCAACGGCCTGGGCGTGCTGGGCTGGGGCGTCGGCGGCATCGAGGCAGAGGCGGCCATGCTCGGCCAGCCGGTGTCGATGCTGATCCCGCGCGTGGTCGGCTTCAAGCTGTCGGGCGAGATCCCCGCAGGCGTCACCGCCACCGACGTGGTGCTGAACATCACCGACATGCTGCGCCGGCACGGCGTGGTCGGCAAGTTCGTCGAGTTCTACGGCGCGGGTGTCGCCTCGGTGCCACTGGCCAACCGCGCCACGATCGGCAACATGAGCCCCGAGTTCGGTTCGACCGCGGCGATCTTCCCGATCGACGACGTCACCCTGGACTACCTGCGCCTGACCGGTCGCAGCGAAGAGCAGGTCGAGCTGGTGCGCGCCTACGCTCACGAGCAGCACCTGTGGCACGATCCCGACACCGAGCCCGCGTTCAGCGAGTACCTCGAGCTGGATCTGTCCACGGTGGTCCCGTCCATCGCCGGCCCCAAGCGCCCGCAGGACCGCATCCTGCTGTCCGAATCGAAGCAGCGCTTCGAGAAGGACCTGCTCAACTACGCCGATGCCGAGCACGACCTGGTCGACCTCGAGGTCTCCGAGTCGTTCCCGGCGTCGGATCCGCCCTCGAACACGCCCGAGGACGCGCACAGCCAGCACCACCATCACCACCACTCGCACGCGCCGGCCACCGCATCCCACCCGACGCCGGTCGAACTGGCCGACGGTGAGAAGTTCACGATCGACCACGGCGCGGTCACCATCGCCGCCATCACGTCGTGCACCAACACCTCCAACCCGTCGGTGATGCTCGCGGCGGGCCTGCTGGCCCGCAACGCGGCGAACAAGGGCCTGAAGGTCAAGCCGTGGGTGAAGACCACGCTGGCCCCGGGCTCGAAGGTCGTCACCGAGTACTACGACAAGTCGGGGCTCACCGACGACCTCGAGAAGCTCGGCTTCTACACCGTCGGCTACGGCTGCACCACCTGCATCGGCAACTCCGGCCCGCTGATCGAAGAGATCTCGGCCGCCGTCAACGAGAGCGACCTGGCAGTGACCGCGGTGCTCAGCGGCAACCGCAACTTCGAGGGCCGGATCAACCCGGACGTGAAGATGAACTACCTCGCCTCGCCGCCGCTGGTGATCGCCTACGCCCTGGCCGGCACGATGAACTTCGACTTCGAGGCCGACGCGCTGGGCACCGACATCGACGGCAAAGATGTCTTCCTCAAGGACATCTGGCCCGCCGCCGACGAGGTGGAGGCGACCATCGGGTCCTCCATCGATACCGAGATGTTCACCCGCGAGTACGCGTCGGTGTTCGACGGAGACGACCGCTGGCGTTCGCTGCCGACCCCAGTGGGCGCGACCTTCGAGTGGGCGGATTCGTCGACCTACGTGCGCAAGCCCCCGTACTTCGAGGGCATGACCGCCGAGCCCCAGCCGGTCACCGACATCACCGGTGCCCGCGTGCTGGCCAAGCTCGGCGACTCGGTGACCACCGACCACATCTCGCCGGCCGGATCGATCAAGGCCGACAGCCCGGCAGGTCGCTACCTGACCGAGCACGGAGTGGACCGCAAGGACTTCAACTCGTACGGCTCGCGCCGCGGCAACCACGAGGTGATGATCCGCGGCACGTTCGCGAACATCCGGCTGCGCAATCAGCTGCTGACCGATGTCGAAGGCGGGTTCACCCGCGACTTCACCCAGGAGGGCGGCCCGCAGGCGTTCATCTACGACGCGTCGCAGAACTACCAGTCGGCCGGGCTCCCGCTGGTCGTCCTGGCCGGCAAGGAGTACGGTTCCGGCTCGTCGCGCGACTGGGCGGCCAAGGGCACCACCCTGCTGGGCGTGCAGGCGGTCATCGCCGAGAGCTTCGAGCGAATCCACCGTTCGAACCTGATCGGCATGGGTGTCATCCCGCTGCAGTTCCCCGCAGGCGAGTCGGCCGACTCGCTCGGCCTGGACGGCACCGAGTCGTTCGCGATCACCGGCATCGAGCAGCTCAACGCCGGCACGACGCCCAAGACGGTGCACGTGGTGGCCACGCCCACCGACGCCTCGGCGAAGGACGCCGCGCCGGTCGAGTTCGACGCCGTCGTGCGCATCGACACGCCCGGAGAAGCCGACTACTACCGCAACGGCGGAATCCTGCAGTACGTGCTTCGCTCGCTCGTCTGA
- a CDS encoding DUF3159 domain-containing protein, translating into MSDPRGSEHPDRQEPAPDASAADAEPAARAEPVAGADTAAADRTDPPAASDILGAALGTAARRAGLDPSKANSTGHVVWHAMGGWRGILESVLPTLVFVIVWTVTADPRTQNGNLWLAVGLSVGLAAVFTIVRLIARSTAAAAIGGLIATGAAAALALWTGRAADNFIPGLVTNGVYGSVLLISALVGWPLIGLAVGWLMNEGTAWRGGKRKRRAFFWLTIAWAGLFAARLAVELPLFLTGQVTALGTLKLIMGLPLFAPMVAVTWLAVRALYPKRDTDREGSSMPADG; encoded by the coding sequence GTGAGCGATCCCCGCGGATCGGAGCACCCGGACCGGCAGGAGCCTGCGCCCGACGCGTCGGCAGCCGATGCCGAACCCGCGGCCCGCGCAGAACCGGTTGCGGGCGCCGACACGGCGGCCGCCGACCGCACGGACCCGCCCGCCGCCTCCGACATCCTCGGCGCAGCCCTGGGCACCGCCGCGCGGCGTGCGGGGCTGGACCCCTCGAAGGCGAACAGCACCGGGCACGTCGTCTGGCACGCGATGGGCGGATGGCGCGGCATCCTCGAATCCGTCCTCCCCACCCTCGTGTTCGTCATCGTCTGGACGGTCACTGCCGACCCGCGAACGCAAAACGGCAACCTGTGGCTTGCCGTCGGGCTGTCCGTCGGGCTCGCGGCGGTGTTCACGATCGTGCGCCTGATCGCCCGTTCCACGGCGGCGGCGGCCATCGGGGGTCTCATCGCGACGGGAGCGGCGGCCGCGCTGGCGCTGTGGACAGGACGCGCCGCCGACAATTTCATCCCCGGCCTGGTGACCAACGGCGTGTACGGCAGCGTGCTTCTGATCTCGGCGCTGGTCGGCTGGCCGCTGATCGGACTGGCCGTGGGCTGGCTCATGAACGAGGGGACTGCGTGGCGCGGGGGCAAGCGCAAGCGGCGGGCGTTCTTCTGGCTCACGATCGCGTGGGCAGGTCTGTTCGCAGCACGTCTGGCCGTCGAGCTTCCGCTGTTCCTGACCGGCCAGGTGACGGCGCTGGGCACCCTCAAACTCATCATGGGACTGCCGCTGTTCGCGCCGATGGTCGCAGTGACCTGGCTCGCCGTGCGAGCCCTGTATCCGAAGCGCGACACGGACCGCGAGGGTTCTTCGATGCCGGCCGACGGATGA
- a CDS encoding DUF4193 domain-containing protein: protein MATDYDAPRKTEDDSESIEALKERVPDKLSGSVDAEDADNPSGFELPGADLSDLELDVVVLPPQLDEFTCVSCFLVKHRSQLDHESAAGPICTECAA from the coding sequence ATGGCCACCGATTACGACGCACCCCGCAAGACCGAGGACGACAGCGAGTCGATCGAGGCCCTCAAGGAGCGCGTTCCGGACAAGCTTTCGGGGTCGGTCGACGCTGAGGACGCCGACAACCCCTCGGGCTTCGAACTGCCGGGCGCAGACCTGTCAGACCTCGAGCTCGACGTCGTCGTGCTGCCTCCGCAGCTCGACGAGTTCACCTGTGTGAGCTGCTTCCTTGTGAAGCACCGCTCGCAGCTGGACCATGAGAGCGCAGCAGGACCCATCTGCACCGAGTGCGCGGCCTGA
- a CDS encoding DUF3093 domain-containing protein, whose product MQKTSRGTTPATARTYHERLTPSLWTIGAAAVVAPMVALVLAPFDRALGLPIGIAVAVGLVALLIATSPQVEVAGGELRAGRAHIPVGLLGSAEIMVGEQARQGRGPGLRRDAWHLIRGGVDGLVRITVTDPDDPTPEWVISSRTPDRLAAAIRRAQLRS is encoded by the coding sequence ATGCAGAAGACATCACGCGGCACCACGCCCGCCACAGCCCGCACTTACCACGAGCGGCTCACGCCGTCGCTGTGGACGATCGGGGCGGCGGCGGTCGTCGCGCCCATGGTCGCGCTGGTGCTCGCCCCCTTCGACCGCGCCCTCGGCCTGCCCATCGGCATCGCCGTGGCCGTCGGGCTGGTCGCCCTGCTGATCGCAACCTCGCCCCAGGTCGAGGTCGCCGGCGGCGAGTTGCGGGCCGGACGCGCCCACATCCCGGTGGGACTGCTCGGCTCCGCCGAGATCATGGTCGGCGAACAGGCACGCCAAGGCCGTGGCCCAGGGCTGCGCCGCGACGCGTGGCATCTGATCCGCGGCGGCGTCGACGGCTTGGTGCGGATCACCGTCACCGACCCCGACGACCCCACGCCGGAGTGGGTCATCTCGTCGCGCACGCCCGACCGACTGGCCGCCGCCATCCGGCGCGCTCAGCTGCGCAGCTGA
- the dxs gene encoding 1-deoxy-D-xylulose-5-phosphate synthase, with the protein MAILPQISGPRDLDALSLTELDALAAEIRTFLIENVARTGGHLGPNLGVVELTIALHRVFDSPGDPIVFDTGHQSYVHKLLTGRQDFSALRSRGGLAGYPQRSESLHDVVESSHASSSLSWADGISRAFARTGRRDRHVVAVVGDGALTGGMTWEALNNISDDNDRNLVIVVNGNGRSYAPTIGGMARYLNRIRTAQTYRQLDERSEHLFRRFGAVGRAMHRGLRGGTRGFLSRFTGNEALYSNLDIKYLGPVDGHDIPTLIETLQLAKRYGAPVIVHAITEKGRGYDPAIHDEADQFHAVGRIDPRTGEPLGASAGQSWTDVFASSLEAAGTERADIVAVTAAMLRPTGLLPFAQRFPDRVHDVGIAEQHAVASAAGLAFGGLHPVVALYATFMGRAFDQALMDVGLHRAGVTFVLDRAGVTGPDGPSHHGIWDLAILQLIPQMRIAVPRDADRLREEFAEAIAVEDAPTVIRYPKGSVAPDLPALERLSDGVDILFRGDTPDVLLLGIGPMAHLAMDVAARLRAQGIGATVADPRWAIPVPASVVELAASHRLVITIEDGIRVGGVGTRVRQVLREAGVDTAVDELGLPDEFIAHASRDEILRDAGLTAARIAQDVVGQVLGTRVPSARPARSRGRRAPGAAARRTD; encoded by the coding sequence ATGGCGATCCTGCCGCAGATCTCCGGGCCGCGTGACCTGGACGCGTTGAGCCTGACCGAACTCGATGCGCTGGCCGCGGAGATCCGGACGTTCCTCATCGAGAACGTCGCTCGCACCGGTGGCCATCTCGGACCGAATCTGGGCGTCGTGGAATTGACGATCGCATTGCATCGCGTCTTCGACTCGCCGGGGGATCCGATCGTGTTCGACACGGGCCACCAGTCCTACGTGCACAAGCTGCTCACCGGGCGGCAGGATTTCAGCGCGCTGCGCTCACGGGGAGGCCTTGCCGGGTACCCGCAGCGCTCCGAGAGCCTGCACGACGTGGTCGAGTCATCGCATGCGTCGAGTTCGCTCAGCTGGGCCGACGGCATCTCACGCGCCTTCGCCCGCACCGGCCGGCGTGATCGTCACGTCGTGGCCGTCGTGGGCGACGGGGCCCTCACCGGCGGGATGACGTGGGAGGCGCTGAACAACATCTCCGACGACAACGACCGCAACCTCGTGATCGTCGTCAACGGCAACGGGCGCTCCTATGCCCCCACGATCGGCGGGATGGCGCGCTACCTGAACCGCATCCGGACCGCACAGACTTACCGCCAGCTCGATGAGCGCTCCGAGCACCTGTTCCGGCGCTTCGGCGCGGTCGGGCGCGCCATGCATCGAGGCCTGCGCGGCGGCACCCGCGGATTCCTGTCGCGGTTCACCGGCAACGAGGCGCTGTATTCGAACCTCGACATCAAATATCTGGGCCCGGTCGACGGCCACGACATCCCCACACTCATCGAGACCCTGCAGCTCGCGAAGAGATACGGGGCGCCGGTGATCGTCCATGCGATCACTGAGAAGGGCCGTGGCTACGACCCGGCGATCCATGACGAGGCCGATCAGTTCCACGCGGTCGGGCGCATCGACCCGCGCACCGGCGAGCCGCTGGGCGCCAGCGCAGGACAGAGCTGGACGGACGTGTTCGCCAGCAGTCTCGAGGCCGCCGGCACCGAGCGGGCCGACATCGTCGCCGTGACCGCGGCGATGCTGCGGCCCACCGGTCTGCTGCCGTTCGCGCAGCGCTTTCCCGATCGCGTGCACGACGTGGGCATCGCCGAGCAGCACGCTGTCGCATCGGCCGCCGGGCTCGCGTTCGGCGGCCTGCACCCGGTCGTGGCGCTGTACGCGACGTTCATGGGGCGCGCCTTCGACCAGGCGCTGATGGATGTCGGACTGCACCGCGCCGGCGTGACCTTCGTGCTGGACCGTGCCGGTGTCACCGGCCCCGACGGTCCGAGCCACCACGGCATCTGGGACCTGGCCATCCTGCAGCTCATCCCGCAGATGCGCATCGCCGTGCCGCGTGACGCCGATCGGCTGCGCGAGGAGTTCGCCGAGGCCATCGCGGTCGAGGACGCACCGACCGTCATCCGCTATCCCAAGGGGTCTGTCGCCCCCGACCTGCCGGCGCTGGAGCGGCTCTCTGACGGCGTCGACATCCTGTTCCGCGGTGACACTCCTGATGTGCTGCTCCTGGGCATCGGCCCGATGGCGCATCTGGCGATGGATGTCGCCGCCCGGCTGCGCGCGCAGGGCATCGGTGCGACCGTCGCCGACCCGCGATGGGCGATCCCGGTGCCGGCATCGGTCGTCGAGCTGGCGGCATCCCACCGGCTGGTCATCACGATCGAAGACGGCATCCGTGTCGGCGGCGTCGGCACGCGGGTGCGGCAGGTCCTGCGCGAGGCCGGCGTCGACACCGCGGTGGACGAACTCGGCCTGCCCGACGAATTCATCGCGCATGCGTCGCGGGACGAGATCCTTCGCGATGCAGGGCTCACAGCGGCCAGGATCGCCCAGGACGTCGTCGGGCAGGTGTTGGGTACCCGTGTTCCCTCCGCGCGCCCTGCGCGTTCCAGAGGGCGCAGAGCGCCAGGCGCCGCCGCACGGCGCACGGACTGA